The proteins below come from a single Cannabis sativa cultivar Pink pepper isolate KNU-18-1 chromosome 3, ASM2916894v1, whole genome shotgun sequence genomic window:
- the LOC115711591 gene encoding two-component response regulator-like APRR1 — translation MERKQLNLNKDCDVVGGGDGLGGGAGPGDGFIDRSKVRILLCDSETNSSKEVLPLLLKCSYQVISVRTARQVIDALNAEGPDIDIILADLDLPMAKGMKMLKYITRDKDLRRIPVIMMSAQDEISVVVKCLRLGAADYLVKPLRTNELLNLWTHMWRRRRMLGLAEKNILSYEFDLVASDPSDANTNSTTLFSDDTDDKSRKNTNADIGISSHQEDGETAATASIEPRTNILEYRFDVQGITNIQTGKFSTGGPKKSELKIGESSAFFTYVKSSIIKNNSQAVAHAEAHAAQQLRFGEKRQACDNTEVVDTQAHENGEAWESYSQGDDMPSSTSFPDSHSLERSCTPPTQMELPNENNILKERFSKVQVHHENGVQVHHENGVQMHQRNGPRHEDSNVPAQAAYPYCMSGVVNQVMISSSAQICQKNPHELQNHATTVMMPQYNHLQQCPPHLAAGMTSFPYYPVSVCLQPGQMPTNHSWPSFGNSSSPEVKLNKVDRREAALIKFRQKRKERCFDKKIRYVNRKRLAERRPRVRGQFVRKVNGVNVDLNGQPGAAEYEEDEEDDEPLASMDSTPEEGGSGY, via the exons ATGGAGCGTAAGCAGCTGAATTTGAACAAAGACTGTGATGTTGTTGGCGGCGGCGATGGCCTCGGTGGTGGTGCTGGCCCTGGTGATGGATTTATCGATAGGAGTAAAGTGAGGATATTGCTTTGCGATAGTGAGACAAATAGTTCAAAAGAGGTCTTACCACTTCTTTTGAAATGCTCTTATCAGG TGATTTCTGTGAGGACTGCTAGACAGGTAATTGATGCACTGAATGCAGAGGGACCTGATATAGACATCATACTTGCTGATCTCGACCTTCCTATGGCTAAAGGCATGAAAATGCTGAAGTACATCACTCGGGATAAAGACTTGCGACGCATTCCTGTGATCA TGATGTCAGCACAAGATGAGATCTCTGTTGTTGTGAAGTGCTTGAGGCTTGGAGCTGCAGACTATCTTGTAAAGCCTTTACGAACTAATGAACTTTTGAACTTGTGGACACACATGTGGAGGCGAAGGCGCATG CTTGGACTTGCTGAGAAAAACATCTTGAGCTATGAATTTGATCTGGTGGCATCAGACCCTAGTGATGCAAATACCAACAGTACTACTTTGTTCTCAGATGACACAGATGACAAGTCACGCAAAAACACCAATGCAGACATAGGAATATCTTCTCATCAGGAGGATGGAGAA ACTGCTGCTACTGCTTCTATAGAGCCTCGCACCAATATATTGGAATATCGATTCGATGTTCAAGGAATTACTAACATCCAAACAG GGAAATTTTCAACTGGTGGCCCAAAGAAAAGCGAATTAAAGATTGGAGAGTCATCTGCTTTTTTTACCTATGTGAAATCTAGCATAATCAAGAACAACTCTCAAGCAGTTGCCCATGCTGAAGCCCATGCTGCCCAACAATTGAGATTTGGGGAGAAACGTCAAGCGTGTGATAACACAGAGGTAGTTGATACCCAAGCACATGAAAATGGAGAAGCATGGGAGAGTTATTCACAGGGAGATGACATGCCAAGCAGCACTAGTTTCCCCGATTCTCATTCATTGGAGAGATCTTGTACCCCCCCTACGCAGATGGAACttccaaatgaaaataacattttgaAAGAGAGATTTTCCAAAGTGCAAGTGCATCATGAAAATGGAGTGCAAGTGCATCATGAAAATGGAGTACAAATGCATCAAAGAAATGGTCCTCGACACGAGGACTCTAACGTACCTGCTCAAGCTGCGTATCCATATTGTATGTCAGGGGTTGTTAATCAAGTTATGATTTCATCATCAGCTCAAATATGTCAAAAAAATCCCCATGAGTTGCAGAATCATGCTACTACAGTAATGATGCCGCAGTACAATCATCTTCAACAATGTCCTCCTCATCTAGCTGCTGGGATGACATCATTCCCCTATTACCCAGTCAGTGTTTGCTTACAACCGGGTCAGATGCCTACAAATCATTCATGGCCCTCTTTTGGAAATTCATCTTCCCCTGAAGTGAAATTAAATAAGGTTGATAGAAGAGAGGCTGCATTGATAAAATTTAGGCAAAAAAGGAAGGAGCGCTGTTTTGATAAAAAGATAAGGTATGTTAATCGAAAACGTCTTGCTGAAAGAAGGCCTCGTGTTCGGGGCCAGTTTGTGAGGAAGGTTAATGGTGTAAATGTGGATCTTAATGGCCAACCTGGTGCTGCTGAatatgaagaagatgaagaggatGATGAGCCACTTGCATCTATGGATTCTACACCCGAAGAAGGTGGTTCTGGATACTGA